TCTTAATTCAAGAGATTTTATAAAACCAAAGGTTGTCTTATAAGTGGATCTTTTGGTTTGTCTTTTTTATCAATAGAATAATTTCCCTCAAGATTTATAATTTCATCATCAATATCAGTTCTAGAGAAAGATGAAGTTAAAATATTTCCACTATTTATATCTATTAATTTTATAAAAAGATTTAAACTTTTATTTGAAATAGAATAAGTTCCAACTAAAGCATATCTAGACTTTACTTGATTTGATAAAATTTTTCCATATTCTCTTGTAAGAAGATTAAAACCTGATGGGCCAAATTCAAACTCTTTTCCAAGTTCTATTTCTCTTATGATAATATTTAAAGATGATATTTTATCTTTTAAGATGTTTGATAATAAAAAGCCAAGTTGAGATCTATTTTGCAGATTATCCAAATTTACAAAATCTGATACTAATACAACTTCTCCTAACCTAACATTTCCTTTTATTTTTGATGCAGATTTATCAACCATATCAGAAATCATTGAATGAAAATCTGTGACATTAGTGACTGGATTTTTATATGAGCAAGAAGTAAAAAAAGTAGTTAAGAAAATTGAAACTACTAAAAATTTCAAAATTCCTAATTTTTTAAATGTCATAAATTATTTCTCTTTTACTATTTTTACAGTTCTCATTGGAGGACAATCTCCAAATAAAACACAATCATGAGCTAAATTGTGTACATAAGTTGATCTTGCACTTGAAATTACTTTTCCCGTAATATTATCAATAACTCTTGCATTTAAGATAACTTTTCCATTTTGTCTTGAATAAGTTCCAACAACTATATATGTACTAGGAACTTCATTTTTAATTTCATGAGGTTTTCTTGATAAAAAATATTCTCCTTTATCATTTATAGAAACTGCCATTTGCCCTCTAAACTCAATTATATTAAATCCTCTATTTGAAAGTTCATCAATTAAACTTTCTCCTACAACTCTTCCAAATTCTGAAGTTGTTTTAAATTGATCTAATCTAACAAAAGATGTAATAAGCACAGGTTTAGCTGTATCAAGTTTTTTATTTGTCATTATTTGAGTTGCAAGTGAAGATATTGTAGCTTCTAAGCTATTTTGAACCGTAATATTTTCTTGTTTGTAATTTGCAACAGACATTCCATCTTTCATAGTTTCTACTTTTTCATGTTCAGTTTGAACATCTTTATCTTTGTATGAACATCCTGTCACAAAAAATAAAAGTGCAGCAGCTAAAAAAATATTTTTAAACATAAAAACCCCTTTCTATAATTCTTAAGATTTTATTTAAAAATTACTTATATCTACTTTATATAAGAGAAGTTAAAACTAACTTATATATAATATTTTAAGAAAAATTTTAAAGGAGTGTAAATGCCAAAAATTATTATTCCGATTTCAAATGGTTTTGAAGAAATTGAAGCTATTTCAATAATTGATATTTGTCGACGAGCAAATATTGAAGTTGTAGTAGCTGGTATAGAAAATTTAAAAACAATTGGTGCTCATAATATAAAAATTGAAGCTGATTGTAAAATTGAAAATATAAAAGTAGATGATTTTGATATGATTGTTTTACCTGGAGGTCTTCCAAATGCTTTTACTTTAGCTGAAGATATTAATGTACAAAATTTATTAAAAGAGTTTAAAGGAAAAAGAAAAAAAATTGCAGCCATATGTGCTGCACCTTATGCTTTACATAAAGCTGATGTTTTAAATAAAAATTTCACTTGTTATCCTAGTTTTGAAGAAAAAATTAGACTTGATGGTTACTCAAAAGAAGATATTGTAATAGATGAAAATGTAATAACTTCAAGAGGTCCTGCAACTGCTATGAGATTTGCACTTGAAATAGTAAAAACTCTCACATCAAAAGAAACTTATGAAAATGTAAAAAATGGATTATTAGCATAAGAAGTTAATCTCTTCTTATGTTAAAGTAGCCAAAATCATTTTTTGGATATACTAAAAATAAAAAGATTATAAAATGTCACAAATTCCACAATTTACCCATCTACATTTACATACTGAATACTCATTACTTGATGGTGCAAATAAAATAAAACCTCTAGCAAAAAAATTAAAAAAACTTGGAATGACAAGTGTAGCTATGACAGACCATGGAAATATGTTTGGAGCGATTGCTTTTTATAATGCCATGAGAGATGAAGGAATAAAACCAATCATTGGAATGGAAGCATATATTCATAATAGTGAAGATATAAGTGATAAAACAAATAGACAAAGATATCACTTATGTTTGTATGCAAAAAATGAAATTGGCTATAAAAACCTTATGTATCTAAGTTCTCAAGCGTA
The sequence above is drawn from the Arcobacter lacus genome and encodes:
- a CDS encoding FlgO family outer membrane protein; amino-acid sequence: MFKNIFLAAALLFFVTGCSYKDKDVQTEHEKVETMKDGMSVANYKQENITVQNSLEATISSLATQIMTNKKLDTAKPVLITSFVRLDQFKTTSEFGRVVGESLIDELSNRGFNIIEFRGQMAVSINDKGEYFLSRKPHEIKNEVPSTYIVVGTYSRQNGKVILNARVIDNITGKVISSARSTYVHNLAHDCVLFGDCPPMRTVKIVKEK
- a CDS encoding FlgO family outer membrane protein; translation: MTFKKLGILKFLVVSIFLTTFFTSCSYKNPVTNVTDFHSMISDMVDKSASKIKGNVRLGEVVLVSDFVNLDNLQNRSQLGFLLSNILKDKISSLNIIIREIELGKEFEFGPSGFNLLTREYGKILSNQVKSRYALVGTYSISNKSLNLFIKLIDINSGNILTSSFSRTDIDDEIINLEGNYSIDKKDKPKDPLIRQPLVL
- a CDS encoding DJ-1 family glyoxalase III — translated: MPKIIIPISNGFEEIEAISIIDICRRANIEVVVAGIENLKTIGAHNIKIEADCKIENIKVDDFDMIVLPGGLPNAFTLAEDINVQNLLKEFKGKRKKIAAICAAPYALHKADVLNKNFTCYPSFEEKIRLDGYSKEDIVIDENVITSRGPATAMRFALEIVKTLTSKETYENVKNGLLA